In a single window of the Mugil cephalus isolate CIBA_MC_2020 chromosome 6, CIBA_Mcephalus_1.1, whole genome shotgun sequence genome:
- the ccdc181 gene encoding coiled-coil domain-containing protein 181 isoform X2, whose translation MEPLEYDEDRDSPSKSAYIVPPPPEDDQTEEEKKYILEKIQQANRELRDQEVPDMTRRRKLHFKEKLVDLVVPPLRFEKDGNSSEVQRGTDTKGRGEDAEADAEVSGKLSELKLSPRDERGGCGDNSDGGQEIKEGRVLVEKDGKFDLVNLKEVESQGLLPPIANNFSDHSHYSPRAEEQFVKPSNIHSSSSSSRLRAGSSSFHQGIDHFQAPRPPAQPRARPSSASHNQRASQWKNSKRRVQSATGTPCQGTYTLSPQQKELLQKIQERKEKLAKEAEQRKHEEDEAKKQENELAFKAWLMKKREQVHEERRIHRAQEMERMNSKKDFSDPEEAFKLWLQRKQEQQQKEKQLVELKRLEEDSAYFLRSRAECEHAFKLWLKRKREEKRAEQQAARERSRRMVLEERRAKRMRDLLCTVNETKPFRFTEQLAYRF comes from the exons ATGGAGCCACTGGAGTATGACGAAGATAGAGACAGCCCGAGTAAGTCAGCATATATAGTTCCTCCACCTCCGGAGGATGAccaaacagaagaggagaaaaagtaCATTCTAGAAAAGATCCAGCAGGCAAACCGAGAGCTGCGGGACCAGGAAGTGCCTGACATGACGAGACGCAGAAAGCTGCATTTTAAAGAGAAGTTGGTGGATTTGGTGGTGCCACCACTGCGGTTTGAGAAAGATGGGAACAGCAGTGAGGTACAAAGAGGAACGGACACCAAGGGTAGAGGTGAGGATGCAGAGGCAGATGCTGAAGTGTCAGGGAAGTTGTCTGAACTAAAACTTTCTCCTCGCGATGAAAGAGGGGGATGTGGAGATAACAGTGATGGAGGGCAGGAAATAAAGGAGGGCAGAGTCCTCGTAGAAAAGGATGGGAAATTTGACCTAGTTAACCTGAAAGAAGTGGAGAGTCAAGGTCTTTTACCACCGATAGCAAACAACTTCAGTGACCATTCACACTACTCACCACGAGCTGAGGAGCAGTTTGTGAAGCCCAGTAATATCCatagttcctcctcctcttctcgtCTTCGTGCTGGCTCTTCCTCCTTCCACCAGGGCATTGATCACTTTCAGGCACCCAGGCCTCCAGCACAGCCCAGGGCCAGGCCCAGCTCAGCCAGCCACAACCAGAGGGCCAGCCAGTGGAAAAACAGCAAGCGGCGGGTGCAGTCAGCTACTGGAACACCCTGCCAGGGCACCTATACCCTCTCGCCCCAGCAGAAAGAGTTGCTGCAGAAGATccaggagaggaaggagaagctgGCCAAAGAG gcagagcagagaaaacatgaGGAAGACGAGGCGAAGAAGCAAGAGAATGAGCTGGCCTTCAAAGCCTGGTTGATGAAGAAGAGAGAGCAGGTTCATGAGGAGAGAAGGATCCACCGAGCccaggagatggagagaatgaATTCTAAA AAAGACTTCAGTGATCCAGAGGAAGCCTTTAAGTTGTGGcttcagaggaaacaggagcagcagcagaaagagaagcagcttgTGGAGCTGAAGAGGCTAGAGGAGGACAGCGCTTACTTTTTGCGCAGCCGTGCAGAGTGTGAACATGCCTTCAAACT ATGGCTCAAGAGGAAGCGGGAAGAGAAGCGAGCAGAGCAGCAGGCGGCTCGGGAGCGCTCCCGCAGGATGGTGCTGGAGGAGCGACGAGCAAAGCGCATGAGGGACCTGCTGTGTACTGTCAATGAAACCAAACCATTCAGGTTCACCGAACAGCTAGCCTACCGCTTCTGA
- the ccdc181 gene encoding coiled-coil domain-containing protein 181 isoform X1 translates to MSELVCTKSQEEYEDDFEKDLDWLISEESRSEDQGPDYEDIEAEIDKELEEDEKQKGGKSKKGYKEDKRGNKTEQLDEDEERWPSPMEPLEYDEDRDSPSKSAYIVPPPPEDDQTEEEKKYILEKIQQANRELRDQEVPDMTRRRKLHFKEKLVDLVVPPLRFEKDGNSSEVQRGTDTKGRGEDAEADAEVSGKLSELKLSPRDERGGCGDNSDGGQEIKEGRVLVEKDGKFDLVNLKEVESQGLLPPIANNFSDHSHYSPRAEEQFVKPSNIHSSSSSSRLRAGSSSFHQGIDHFQAPRPPAQPRARPSSASHNQRASQWKNSKRRVQSATGTPCQGTYTLSPQQKELLQKIQERKEKLAKEAEQRKHEEDEAKKQENELAFKAWLMKKREQVHEERRIHRAQEMERMNSKKDFSDPEEAFKLWLQRKQEQQQKEKQLVELKRLEEDSAYFLRSRAECEHAFKLWLKRKREEKRAEQQAARERSRRMVLEERRAKRMRDLLCTVNETKPFRFTEQLAYRF, encoded by the exons ATGAGTGAGTTGGTTTGCACTAAGTCTCAGGAGGAGTATGAGGACGACTTTGAGAAGGATCTGGACTGGCTGATAAGTGAGGAAAGCCGAAGTGAGGATCAG GGTCCTGACTATGAGGACATAGAGGCAGAAATTGACaaagaactggaggaggacGAAAAACAAAAGGGAGGGAAAAGCAAGAAAGGCTACAAGGAGGATAAGAGAGGCAACAAAACAGAGCAactggatgaagatgaagagcgATGGCCATCTCCTATGGAGCCACTGGAGTATGACGAAGATAGAGACAGCCCGAGTAAGTCAGCATATATAGTTCCTCCACCTCCGGAGGATGAccaaacagaagaggagaaaaagtaCATTCTAGAAAAGATCCAGCAGGCAAACCGAGAGCTGCGGGACCAGGAAGTGCCTGACATGACGAGACGCAGAAAGCTGCATTTTAAAGAGAAGTTGGTGGATTTGGTGGTGCCACCACTGCGGTTTGAGAAAGATGGGAACAGCAGTGAGGTACAAAGAGGAACGGACACCAAGGGTAGAGGTGAGGATGCAGAGGCAGATGCTGAAGTGTCAGGGAAGTTGTCTGAACTAAAACTTTCTCCTCGCGATGAAAGAGGGGGATGTGGAGATAACAGTGATGGAGGGCAGGAAATAAAGGAGGGCAGAGTCCTCGTAGAAAAGGATGGGAAATTTGACCTAGTTAACCTGAAAGAAGTGGAGAGTCAAGGTCTTTTACCACCGATAGCAAACAACTTCAGTGACCATTCACACTACTCACCACGAGCTGAGGAGCAGTTTGTGAAGCCCAGTAATATCCatagttcctcctcctcttctcgtCTTCGTGCTGGCTCTTCCTCCTTCCACCAGGGCATTGATCACTTTCAGGCACCCAGGCCTCCAGCACAGCCCAGGGCCAGGCCCAGCTCAGCCAGCCACAACCAGAGGGCCAGCCAGTGGAAAAACAGCAAGCGGCGGGTGCAGTCAGCTACTGGAACACCCTGCCAGGGCACCTATACCCTCTCGCCCCAGCAGAAAGAGTTGCTGCAGAAGATccaggagaggaaggagaagctgGCCAAAGAG gcagagcagagaaaacatgaGGAAGACGAGGCGAAGAAGCAAGAGAATGAGCTGGCCTTCAAAGCCTGGTTGATGAAGAAGAGAGAGCAGGTTCATGAGGAGAGAAGGATCCACCGAGCccaggagatggagagaatgaATTCTAAA AAAGACTTCAGTGATCCAGAGGAAGCCTTTAAGTTGTGGcttcagaggaaacaggagcagcagcagaaagagaagcagcttgTGGAGCTGAAGAGGCTAGAGGAGGACAGCGCTTACTTTTTGCGCAGCCGTGCAGAGTGTGAACATGCCTTCAAACT ATGGCTCAAGAGGAAGCGGGAAGAGAAGCGAGCAGAGCAGCAGGCGGCTCGGGAGCGCTCCCGCAGGATGGTGCTGGAGGAGCGACGAGCAAAGCGCATGAGGGACCTGCTGTGTACTGTCAATGAAACCAAACCATTCAGGTTCACCGAACAGCTAGCCTACCGCTTCTGA